The Litchfieldia alkalitelluris genome has a window encoding:
- a CDS encoding SMP-30/gluconolactonase/LRE family protein, with the protein MIGKPELVINEEATLGEGPFWDNKSNLLYWVDILEKRIYIYNPETKLNRQIQLESLVGAVVPRSKGGLILALEDGFHSMDPDSGKINKISDPESHLPANRFNDGKCDAYGRFWAGTMKKDDPINEGALYCLDTSLKAEKKLDNIGISNGLAWSPDNRYFYFIDTPTKKVVRYDYDLETGEIQNKIDIITIPKSQGMPDGMTIDSEGMLWIAHWGGARVSRWNPSTGEQVDSIVIPALNVTSCTFGGKELNELFITTARVGMNENELREYPLSGSVFKIKTEIKGMITNSFRG; encoded by the coding sequence TTGATAGGGAAACCAGAACTTGTAATTAATGAAGAAGCAACTCTAGGAGAAGGACCGTTTTGGGATAATAAAAGTAACTTATTGTATTGGGTTGATATTTTAGAGAAGAGAATTTATATCTATAATCCAGAAACTAAACTGAATAGGCAAATCCAATTAGAGTCCCTTGTCGGAGCAGTTGTTCCGAGGAGCAAGGGGGGACTCATTCTTGCTCTGGAAGACGGGTTTCATTCAATGGATCCCGATAGTGGAAAAATTAATAAAATTAGTGACCCTGAAAGTCATCTTCCTGCAAATCGTTTCAACGATGGAAAGTGTGATGCGTATGGGCGTTTTTGGGCAGGGACAATGAAGAAAGATGACCCAATAAATGAAGGGGCACTATACTGTTTAGATACATCTCTTAAAGCGGAAAAGAAATTAGATAATATTGGGATTTCAAACGGGTTAGCTTGGTCTCCAGATAATAGGTACTTTTATTTCATTGATACGCCAACTAAGAAGGTAGTACGCTATGACTATGATCTTGAGACTGGTGAGATACAAAACAAAATAGATATTATAACTATCCCAAAGTCACAAGGTATGCCTGATGGGATGACGATCGATAGTGAAGGAATGTTATGGATTGCTCATTGGGGTGGAGCGAGAGTTTCCAGATGGAATCCAAGCACAGGTGAGCAAGTTGATTCAATAGTTATACCAGCTTTAAACGTTACTTCCTGTACTTTTGGTGGTAAAGAATTAAACGAATTATTCATCACTACGGCTAGAGTGGGAATGAATGAAAATGAATTAAGAGAATACCCACTTTCCGGGAGTGTCTTTAAAATTAAAACAGAGATAAAGGGTATGATCACAAATT
- a CDS encoding YolD-like family protein, giving the protein MIKDRGTKKWTSLFMPEHIAMLRKAWDDGEKSEQPILDYYEIEEMEAKIHYAMEINAMLVFRYWRDGFTAELVGHVHYIEPITKELRIRDSEGANVKLRFSELANVDYL; this is encoded by the coding sequence ATGATAAAAGATCGCGGAACAAAGAAATGGACTTCGTTATTTATGCCGGAGCATATCGCTATGTTACGAAAAGCGTGGGACGACGGAGAAAAGTCGGAGCAACCGATATTGGATTACTATGAAATCGAAGAAATGGAAGCGAAGATTCATTATGCTATGGAAATTAATGCCATGTTAGTTTTCAGGTACTGGCGCGATGGATTTACGGCAGAACTTGTCGGTCACGTTCATTATATCGAGCCGATCACGAAGGAATTGCGTATAAGAGATTCGGAAGGGGCGAATGTAAAGTTGCGCTTCAGTGAATTGGCAAATGTTGACTACTTATAA
- a CDS encoding type IV secretory system conjugative DNA transfer family protein, with protein sequence MIKSIKLSDYINVIKPEYVYLRLTPNNSIRNQSTHKLAKSISSLYRNVIQNIKREEAKVIKVLRKEFLLGTKFSFEVNSKVGYYVYIEKKKAEFYFIIPKHHLSIIKEKISDVWTNVTVKEVSELPQFSESSTKYQLSYTKEDGLSLATDRTNNDLLNSKLNIVDVLEEGDKVGVFYNFIPTSQFSWRSSYEATIRKVKNNLPTDRNKLGLSYALKMGFGLLASLVNDLGEAIGGENKSKKKRDDIDLLASTLERMNGGKSVSPSTAKKANATILDTQVVVMSESTDRLRQKNNARSLAQSFDTVAGDNRLVAKPYNKSFKFTDYSLPGAERNKVGDEEAQNFLSLAGRDILEKYNFIEKVDTQETQVPEDLRKGVMCIGESTYRGAKQKAYLSDYEHYRNLLTLLIGPTRAGKSNLIGNLSIDAIENGECVIIFDFIENCELSDDIAALFPKDKVLNIDNSDLSKIQGLGYNEVGFTPDPFQQYENAKRQTANLMALINAINVDESRLSPKMERYLEAAALVVFVNNGSIRDVFQVLQNYNKRHHYLSKVPSSQHEFLDEYMTSLYELDDIDKNGQVQGGGTKLNLIVGIIDRLSILKRNTQMEMMLKQDVSKNIDLVEEMQKNQVICIKMPESKFPTQGERDICTTYWITKIWLALQIRADQIRDKKQRRKVNLVIDEIYQVENTEKFMTSKLSQIAKFICKPIISCHYINQLKQMRKELRSANTSYMLIAGCDKDNYSELKDELYPFTAEDLANMKPYYSMNYVKCREGYSRFITKLPGKVEDRIKAARKEVATNGK encoded by the coding sequence ATGATAAAAAGCATTAAACTATCGGACTATATTAACGTAATCAAACCGGAATACGTCTACTTACGTCTAACTCCTAACAATTCAATCCGCAATCAGTCGACCCACAAATTAGCGAAATCAATCTCTTCATTATATAGAAACGTTATTCAAAACATTAAACGCGAGGAAGCGAAGGTTATCAAGGTGCTGCGCAAAGAGTTCTTACTCGGCACCAAGTTTTCATTCGAAGTTAACTCGAAAGTTGGTTACTACGTTTATATCGAAAAGAAGAAGGCGGAATTTTACTTCATTATTCCTAAGCATCACTTATCGATTATCAAAGAAAAAATAAGCGATGTCTGGACGAATGTAACCGTTAAGGAGGTGAGCGAATTACCGCAATTCAGTGAATCATCTACGAAGTATCAATTGTCATACACGAAGGAGGACGGATTATCCCTCGCCACTGATCGCACAAATAACGATTTACTTAACTCGAAATTGAATATCGTTGATGTGCTTGAGGAAGGCGACAAGGTAGGCGTGTTTTATAATTTCATTCCGACATCGCAATTCAGTTGGCGGTCATCTTACGAGGCTACTATTCGAAAAGTAAAGAACAATTTACCGACTGACCGTAATAAACTCGGGCTAAGCTACGCGTTGAAGATGGGATTCGGGTTATTGGCATCGCTCGTTAACGATTTAGGTGAAGCAATAGGCGGTGAGAATAAATCAAAGAAGAAGCGGGACGATATCGATTTGCTTGCGAGTACGCTCGAACGAATGAACGGAGGCAAGTCGGTCAGCCCGTCAACTGCCAAGAAGGCGAATGCTACTATTCTTGATACGCAAGTAGTCGTGATGAGCGAAAGCACCGATAGACTACGCCAGAAGAATAACGCTCGATCACTCGCACAAAGCTTTGATACGGTAGCAGGCGACAACAGGCTCGTAGCTAAACCATACAACAAGTCGTTCAAATTTACCGACTATTCATTGCCAGGTGCAGAAAGAAACAAAGTAGGGGACGAAGAGGCTCAGAATTTCTTATCGTTAGCTGGCCGTGACATACTCGAAAAATACAACTTTATCGAAAAGGTGGATACGCAAGAAACGCAGGTGCCTGAAGATTTACGGAAGGGCGTTATGTGTATCGGAGAAAGTACGTATAGAGGCGCTAAGCAGAAGGCTTACTTGAGTGATTACGAGCATTATCGCAATTTGCTGACGTTGCTCATCGGGCCCACTCGTGCGGGCAAATCAAACCTAATCGGTAACCTCAGTATAGATGCGATAGAAAACGGAGAATGTGTAATCATCTTCGACTTCATTGAGAACTGTGAGTTGAGCGATGATATTGCCGCATTGTTTCCGAAGGATAAAGTCTTGAATATCGATAACAGCGATTTATCTAAGATTCAGGGACTCGGTTATAACGAAGTAGGATTTACACCGGACCCGTTCCAACAGTACGAAAACGCTAAGCGACAGACCGCGAATTTAATGGCCTTAATTAACGCGATAAACGTAGATGAGAGTCGACTATCTCCGAAGATGGAGCGGTATTTAGAAGCAGCAGCACTAGTGGTGTTCGTAAATAACGGGAGTATTCGCGACGTATTTCAGGTGCTCCAGAATTATAATAAACGCCATCACTATTTAAGCAAAGTACCGTCATCTCAACACGAGTTTCTTGACGAGTACATGACATCACTTTACGAGTTAGATGACATTGACAAGAACGGCCAAGTTCAAGGAGGCGGTACGAAGCTTAATTTAATCGTTGGGATAATCGACAGGCTTTCGATTCTCAAAAGAAATACGCAAATGGAAATGATGTTGAAGCAAGACGTTTCAAAGAATATCGACTTAGTTGAAGAAATGCAGAAGAATCAAGTCATCTGTATTAAAATGCCCGAATCAAAGTTTCCTACGCAGGGTGAACGTGATATATGCACTACGTACTGGATTACGAAGATATGGCTTGCGCTTCAGATTAGAGCGGATCAAATTCGCGATAAGAAGCAACGCCGTAAGGTTAACTTGGTGATTGACGAGATTTACCAAGTAGAGAACACTGAAAAGTTCATGACGTCTAAATTATCACAAATCGCTAAATTCATATGTAAGCCGATTATCAGTTGTCACTACATTAACCAATTGAAGCAAATGCGCAAAGAGTTACGTTCGGCTAATACGTCATATATGTTAATTGCGGGCTGCGACAAAGATAACTATAGCGAACTGAAAGACGAATTATATCCGTTTACTGCGGAAGATTTAGCGAATATGAAACCTTACTATTCGATGAACTACGTTAAGTGTCGTGAAGGGTATTCTCGATTTATAACGAAGTTACCAGGCAAAGTAGAGGACCGCATTAAGGCTGCTCGGAAGGAGGTCGCTACTAATGGAAAGTAA
- a CDS encoding M23 family metallopeptidase has protein sequence MKFRLSGEYGELSPVRNWQPHTGIDLAMPEGTTLRAIKDGVVDRVYDGSGAIGKGLSIKFDDGSRGIYGHMNDVDVKVGEHVDFGSVLGASGSTGNSTGGHLHFGLKDSSGQFADPTPLADRLASISGDGVSEGIILKLMPDSVKESAKEKTLEIIYGTLDAIRDVVVELAGSIALVGGGVCILLYVAGWRDGLRWTGILSVANLLIKFLLGGYMA, from the coding sequence ATGAAATTTCGATTATCAGGAGAATACGGCGAACTATCGCCAGTACGTAATTGGCAGCCACATACCGGAATTGATTTAGCAATGCCTGAAGGCACAACGTTACGCGCGATTAAAGACGGAGTAGTTGATCGAGTGTATGACGGGTCCGGTGCAATAGGTAAAGGATTATCGATTAAGTTTGACGATGGTTCCCGAGGTATATACGGACATATGAACGACGTTGATGTGAAAGTAGGAGAACACGTTGATTTCGGAAGCGTGCTCGGAGCATCGGGATCAACCGGAAATTCTACCGGAGGACATTTACACTTCGGGCTCAAAGACTCATCAGGTCAATTTGCCGACCCAACTCCGTTAGCTGACAGGTTAGCTTCGATTAGCGGTGACGGAGTTAGCGAAGGAATAATTCTAAAGTTGATGCCCGACAGCGTAAAGGAATCCGCAAAGGAAAAAACGTTGGAAATTATTTACGGAACACTTGATGCGATAAGAGATGTTGTGGTCGAACTGGCCGGCTCAATCGCATTAGTAGGCGGAGGGGTCTGTATACTGCTTTACGTAGCTGGATGGAGAGACGGGTTGCGTTGGACCGGAATCTTATCTGTTGCGAATTTGTTGATAAAATTCTTGTTAGGGGGATATATGGCATGA
- a CDS encoding ParM/StbA family protein, whose product MAMTVGFDWGNNEVKVAGPIGLDKFSSQIGEYTERNLESQHGKDDMVFEYKGRKGFAGTLALESDFGGAIMGDTKAHEDALIRVLLGLHRYSNSAEYNIIVGQPIAKHTPGEKQAIKEMIEGRHTIVVNDKVRTFTIKRCEVAAEGGAAFWSAPCDGMVRIIDVGSATVNCASIINKKYLNKDSFTLSFGMNTIRNHDLTELARGIARETSKRWKKGDKVLLVGGIAEQLAEPIRAHYPHAEIIKPVLKEGNGMKIVKPIYANAVGFYNIGRATYGEQRFSN is encoded by the coding sequence ATGGCAATGACTGTTGGTTTCGATTGGGGCAACAACGAGGTTAAAGTTGCGGGTCCTATTGGATTAGATAAATTTTCGTCGCAGATAGGTGAATACACTGAAAGGAATCTCGAAAGTCAGCACGGTAAGGACGATATGGTTTTCGAATACAAAGGGAGAAAAGGGTTTGCAGGCACACTGGCGCTTGAATCCGATTTCGGAGGCGCAATCATGGGGGACACTAAGGCGCATGAGGACGCATTGATTCGTGTGTTACTCGGGTTACATCGGTATAGCAACTCGGCTGAATACAACATTATCGTAGGGCAGCCGATAGCAAAACACACGCCAGGCGAAAAGCAAGCGATTAAGGAAATGATTGAAGGGCGACACACTATCGTAGTAAACGATAAAGTACGCACATTCACGATTAAGCGATGTGAAGTCGCAGCAGAAGGCGGAGCTGCTTTCTGGAGTGCGCCATGTGACGGGATGGTTCGAATTATTGACGTAGGGAGTGCGACAGTTAACTGTGCCTCTATTATTAATAAGAAGTATTTAAATAAAGATTCGTTTACACTTTCCTTCGGGATGAATACGATCCGCAACCATGATTTAACGGAACTAGCGAGAGGTATCGCCAGGGAAACAAGTAAACGATGGAAGAAAGGCGATAAGGTTTTATTAGTCGGAGGGATTGCGGAACAGTTGGCTGAGCCGATTCGAGCGCATTATCCTCACGCAGAAATCATTAAGCCGGTATTAAAGGAAGGTAACGGAATGAAAATTGTAAAGCCAATCTACGCAAATGCAGTCGGGTTTTACAACATCGGGAGGGCTACTTATGGCGAGCAAAGATTTAGCAATTAA
- a CDS encoding helix-turn-helix domain-containing protein, whose product MKKGQTVFKKERVIDVFGLGKKRSKFGKWLDREGLTQSEVAKKAKISNQTISRYCSGEDEPKISTWVKIHRALKSMGYDKDYTDFF is encoded by the coding sequence GTGAAAAAAGGACAGACTGTTTTTAAAAAAGAAAGAGTGATAGACGTGTTTGGACTGGGAAAGAAACGCAGTAAATTCGGTAAGTGGTTGGATCGTGAAGGATTAACGCAATCAGAGGTAGCTAAGAAGGCGAAGATTAGTAACCAGACTATCTCGAGATACTGTAGTGGGGAAGATGAGCCGAAGATTTCAACGTGGGTTAAAATTCATAGAGCCTTGAAGTCGATGGGTTACGATAAAGATTATACGGATTTCTTTTAA
- a CDS encoding phage holin translates to MKNRFKNYALWIAVASLGLIVAQSFGLEITEDKYNEVVNAVLTVLVLAGVINNPTSGSGFKDEK, encoded by the coding sequence ATGAAGAATCGTTTTAAAAATTACGCATTGTGGATCGCAGTTGCATCGTTAGGGCTTATCGTTGCTCAATCGTTCGGACTAGAAATTACCGAGGATAAATACAACGAGGTGGTTAATGCGGTGTTGACGGTACTTGTACTTGCGGGGGTTATCAATAACCCGACGAGTGGTTCCGGGTTTAAGGACGAAAAATAA
- a CDS encoding N-acetylmuramoyl-L-alanine amidase, with amino-acid sequence MKIMIDAGHGPNTPGKRSPDGMKEFDFNSRVADVMKAELEKYEGAEIYFAHAKNDDVSLNERTEKANKLKVDVYVSLHANAFRGVMGDHTGIETYVYSTNPKEARKLADKIQAALVKATGLANRGVKLANFHVLRETAMSAILIEHGYMDSKIDLPKLKSDAFRKLCGETNAKALAEFYGLKRKPEPKPKPVASKSNVLYKVQVGAFASKDNAEKLAAKLNKDGYNTYIVEEAKK; translated from the coding sequence ATGAAGATTATGATAGATGCGGGCCACGGCCCTAATACGCCGGGTAAACGTTCACCTGACGGAATGAAAGAATTTGACTTTAATAGCCGAGTAGCGGACGTTATGAAGGCTGAACTCGAGAAATACGAAGGTGCTGAGATTTATTTTGCACACGCCAAGAACGACGATGTATCGCTAAATGAGCGCACTGAGAAAGCGAATAAGCTAAAAGTAGACGTTTACGTTAGTTTGCACGCTAACGCATTCCGTGGAGTAATGGGTGATCACACCGGAATCGAGACATATGTGTACTCGACTAACCCGAAAGAAGCTCGCAAATTAGCGGATAAGATTCAGGCAGCATTAGTTAAAGCGACTGGACTTGCGAATCGTGGCGTTAAACTAGCAAACTTCCACGTATTACGTGAAACAGCGATGAGCGCCATATTAATCGAGCACGGTTACATGGATTCGAAGATCGACTTACCGAAATTAAAGTCGGACGCTTTTCGTAAGCTTTGCGGAGAAACTAACGCAAAAGCTTTGGCGGAGTTCTACGGACTGAAGCGCAAGCCCGAGCCAAAACCGAAGCCAGTCGCTTCGAAGTCGAACGTGCTCTACAAAGTACAAGTCGGAGCTTTTGCGAGTAAAGATAACGCAGAAAAGCTAGCGGCTAAGTTAAATAAGGACGGCTATAACACGTATATCGTTGAGGAGGCGAAGAAATAA
- a CDS encoding hemolysin XhlA family protein, producing the protein MTEPSSRELSEKIADIREWLVRIDTKVDFLNEVKHKAEQADEKADKALVLSNENREQIRDMKANTKWVWGTILTVAGLLITISIAVFN; encoded by the coding sequence ATGACGGAGCCAAGTAGTCGAGAACTCAGCGAAAAGATAGCGGATATACGTGAATGGCTTGTTCGGATTGATACGAAAGTAGACTTTTTGAACGAAGTTAAGCACAAGGCGGAGCAGGCGGATGAGAAGGCAGATAAGGCGCTAGTTTTGTCGAATGAAAATCGTGAACAAATACGTGATATGAAGGCGAATACGAAGTGGGTGTGGGGAACGATTTTAACCGTGGCGGGCTTACTAATAACAATAAGCATTGCGGTTTTCAATTAA
- a CDS encoding phage tail protein: protein MIITDLSGLSERLTDYKSIERVKRVNGEDSLSFLLLKTERNAHSFDMVQDECVIEYDDNTYRIKHIEQRLIGDTPVKQIQADHAFFDIIDTYQYTKLSDGAKSIQEALSHALANTPYTHSVVDVFSSVTFSNFGDDNALSLFKTILERYQAEYKLVGNDIRIHKKIGVETDFQFRYKHNIKTFSKTIDTSGLSTYIKGYGKQNDDGTYAATAEYTSPMADVYGVRHAKPVYDERFTNSSTLLDYIKSQLNDTPHVSITVDFADLSKAGYPFPAPGLGDCGYLIVEPSNIDDVARIMEIRDYPESPKSPQVTLANFNEDFADVLFKHTKNEIEKFWDPNSNKLKYNVLDEAVRVATEALKSAQTELEFSNGIIAREKDNVNKLVLFNSAGLGISVDGGSTFKTAITADGIVADVITSGQLNANNITVIGTLTGALLQTATTGKRVKIQLDDYAAYDSETQKISMGFRPLSGGSVDVPRFALGANGMDNTSSTASGNYFVMTPYPANDNPQGNLPNSYVDFAYRSAQYNDYSNIKMYDDGDIRIAALRDLVITSNFVGGSYVDQAERILAKFSTSSSAYYNSHLRVGAVVNDSNAYGLVLGDDRLTPFTRVRVQTDDVGGQYFRPVTDSGSIQLGSPSFPWEAVYAVNGTIQSSSLVKKSDIKQIQPYDPAIGTMTPMSITTEDAIEFINNLKTYTYVYKKGEEYLDANGEVQTRLVDRTVEEAIYENDYASIQLGIIADENINSPMAHFVLTGKDETLGVQVMSVLTAVIIDNQAKEKRIKALEQMMGVS from the coding sequence ATGATAATCACTGATCTATCCGGTCTTTCCGAAAGGTTAACCGATTATAAAAGTATAGAACGTGTGAAGAGGGTGAATGGTGAAGATTCGCTCTCTTTTTTATTGCTTAAAACGGAACGCAACGCACACAGTTTCGATATGGTCCAGGATGAATGCGTGATTGAGTATGACGATAACACTTACCGAATTAAACACATTGAGCAACGGTTAATCGGTGATACACCTGTGAAGCAAATACAAGCCGACCACGCATTCTTTGACATCATAGACACCTATCAATATACGAAGTTATCAGACGGTGCCAAATCGATTCAGGAGGCGCTTAGTCATGCGTTAGCTAATACTCCCTACACGCATTCAGTTGTGGACGTATTCAGCTCTGTTACCTTTTCAAACTTCGGGGATGATAACGCATTAAGCTTATTTAAAACGATTCTTGAACGATACCAGGCCGAATATAAGCTCGTTGGAAATGATATTAGGATCCACAAGAAGATCGGTGTTGAAACGGATTTCCAGTTCCGCTATAAGCATAATATCAAAACGTTCTCTAAGACGATTGATACCAGTGGCTTATCGACTTATATCAAAGGCTACGGTAAGCAAAACGATGATGGGACGTATGCAGCAACCGCAGAATATACAAGTCCGATGGCTGATGTGTATGGAGTGCGCCATGCTAAACCAGTATATGACGAGCGATTTACGAATTCATCCACACTGCTCGATTATATAAAGTCGCAGCTAAATGACACTCCACACGTTAGCATTACGGTTGATTTCGCTGACTTATCAAAGGCTGGCTACCCGTTTCCAGCGCCTGGTTTAGGTGACTGCGGTTATCTGATCGTGGAGCCATCCAACATTGACGATGTGGCTCGTATTATGGAAATAAGAGATTATCCCGAATCGCCTAAGTCACCACAGGTTACACTAGCTAATTTTAATGAAGATTTCGCAGACGTGTTATTCAAACACACGAAGAATGAAATCGAAAAGTTTTGGGACCCGAATAGCAACAAGTTGAAATACAACGTATTGGATGAAGCGGTCCGGGTAGCAACGGAGGCTTTAAAAAGCGCACAAACGGAGCTAGAGTTTAGTAACGGAATTATTGCTCGTGAGAAAGATAACGTTAATAAACTCGTACTCTTTAACTCTGCTGGATTAGGAATCAGTGTGGACGGTGGATCTACGTTTAAAACAGCCATCACAGCAGATGGAATCGTAGCAGACGTAATTACAAGCGGTCAGTTGAACGCAAATAACATCACGGTTATTGGAACGCTCACAGGCGCTTTGCTTCAGACAGCTACTACCGGTAAACGTGTAAAAATTCAATTAGATGATTACGCAGCTTATGATAGTGAAACTCAAAAGATATCGATGGGATTCAGGCCATTGTCAGGCGGTAGTGTAGACGTTCCTAGATTTGCGTTAGGTGCGAACGGAATGGATAATACATCGTCCACAGCATCGGGCAACTACTTTGTAATGACACCTTACCCGGCTAATGATAATCCACAAGGTAACTTACCGAATTCTTACGTGGACTTTGCATACCGTTCAGCACAATATAACGACTACAGCAATATCAAGATGTACGATGATGGAGATATCAGAATCGCTGCTTTGCGTGATTTAGTTATCACTTCTAACTTTGTGGGCGGTAGTTACGTAGACCAAGCGGAAAGAATACTCGCTAAGTTTAGCACATCTTCAAGCGCATATTATAATTCACACTTGCGAGTTGGAGCGGTGGTTAACGATTCTAACGCATACGGACTGGTGTTAGGTGATGATAGGTTAACTCCTTTCACACGGGTAAGGGTACAAACGGATGATGTAGGAGGACAATACTTTAGGCCGGTCACTGATTCGGGAAGTATCCAATTAGGAAGTCCGTCATTCCCTTGGGAAGCTGTATATGCGGTAAATGGTACGATTCAAAGCTCTAGTTTAGTTAAAAAATCCGATATTAAACAAATTCAACCATATGATCCTGCAATCGGTACTATGACACCAATGAGTATTACCACAGAAGATGCAATTGAATTCATTAACAACTTAAAAACGTACACCTATGTATACAAAAAAGGCGAAGAATACCTTGATGCAAACGGAGAGGTTCAAACTCGCTTAGTAGATAGAACCGTAGAAGAGGCCATATATGAAAACGATTATGCCAGTATTCAACTCGGTATTATCGCAGATGAAAACATTAACTCACCTATGGCTCACTTCGTATTGACCGGAAAAGATGAAACGCTTGGAGTACAAGTAATGTCAGTGTTAACTGCGGTCATTATTGACAATCAAGCAAAAGAAAAACGGATCAAAGCGTTAGAACAAATGATGGGGGTATCGTAA
- a CDS encoding LamG domain-containing protein, with the protein MAYNVQLDGVDDYAVVAGDSHIGLDLTNHFKISITFSPSDLSSSQKYLLSKAVDGGDAYSIIWEYTDNKVEFYSFKYTGDNPRTGSAITITDTNKHTISYEYDGAIFRGYLDGVEQFSLAKSFSLIATGGSTRPLYIARSSGSNYFKGNLYDTTILKNNVVVAEWLMDEGTGATLYDTSGNGNHATLYGGTWVDDGTGGTTTTHEGTATLNGLGTVTVSGNRETFANGSLLGQGSLTATIQRIVSGDVSLLGSGTLTADSSSNAVHLAEAILSGLGTLNTSGQRVTLANATFNGEGTLNAIAGNVTVITGEANLTGVSSIVAEGLRVVSGYSTMNGSGSITAEVTKEITGNASLFGQGTLTANPSMIYIVDAELIGTSTFEAIPGEKIELIGTMRLEGQQVLNVYLVGKQELNVNLKGLIH; encoded by the coding sequence ATGGCTTATAACGTTCAATTGGATGGCGTAGACGATTACGCAGTTGTAGCTGGAGACAGTCATATAGGGTTGGACTTAACAAATCATTTTAAAATTTCCATAACGTTTTCCCCTAGTGACTTATCATCATCACAAAAATACTTACTATCAAAAGCTGTTGATGGTGGCGATGCGTATTCGATAATTTGGGAATACACAGACAATAAAGTTGAATTTTATTCTTTTAAATACACAGGAGATAACCCTAGAACTGGTTCAGCTATCACTATTACCGACACAAACAAGCATACGATTTCTTATGAATATGATGGAGCGATTTTTAGAGGTTATTTGGATGGTGTGGAACAGTTTTCTCTTGCTAAGTCTTTTTCTCTTATCGCTACGGGCGGTAGCACGAGACCACTTTATATAGCAAGGTCATCAGGTAGCAACTATTTTAAAGGTAATCTGTATGATACGACAATCCTTAAAAATAATGTTGTGGTCGCAGAATGGTTAATGGATGAAGGAACAGGTGCTACGCTTTATGATACAAGTGGAAACGGAAACCACGCAACTCTATATGGTGGAACGTGGGTAGACGATGGAACAGGCGGTACTACTACCACTCACGAAGGAACAGCCACTCTAAACGGTCTAGGAACGGTTACAGTAAGTGGTAATCGTGAAACATTCGCCAATGGTTCGCTACTTGGTCAAGGCTCGTTAACAGCTACGATTCAACGGATTGTATCGGGTGACGTTTCATTACTAGGTAGTGGTACACTAACAGCCGATTCATCGAGTAATGCTGTACACCTCGCAGAAGCGATTTTAAGCGGTCTAGGAACGTTAAATACGAGCGGGCAACGTGTAACGTTAGCTAATGCTACATTCAACGGAGAAGGAACGCTTAACGCAATCGCAGGCAATGTAACAGTTATCACTGGTGAAGCGAATTTAACGGGTGTTAGTTCGATTGTAGCCGAAGGGTTGCGAGTGGTTAGCGGATATTCCACGATGAACGGTTCAGGCTCGATTACAGCCGAAGTCACAAAAGAAATCACAGGGAACGCTTCTTTATTCGGTCAGGGTACGTTAACCGCCAATCCTTCTATGATTTATATTGTGGATGCGGAATTAATCGGAACGAGTACATTTGAAGCTATACCGGGTGAAAAGATTGAGTTAATCGGTACGATGCGACTAGAAGGGCAGCAAGTATTAAACGTCTACTTAGTCGGTAAACAAGAGCTAAACGTCAACTTAAAGGGGTTGATACATTAA
- a CDS encoding phage tail fiber protein, translating to MSKLSNYLESALLNHVLRGTAMTAPAGVYVSLHTADPTDAGGSEVTTTAYPAYTRKQATFNAPVSGANSTTVTNSAELSWTYDGASSLTISHVSIYDASTAGNLLWHGALSASKTVANGDIFKIGAGNLTVGLD from the coding sequence ATGTCTAAATTATCGAATTATCTCGAAAGTGCGTTATTAAATCATGTGTTACGTGGTACTGCAATGACAGCACCTGCGGGAGTTTACGTTTCCCTTCATACGGCTGATCCGACAGATGCAGGAGGTTCAGAAGTTACAACAACCGCTTACCCTGCCTACACTCGTAAACAAGCGACGTTCAACGCACCAGTAAGCGGAGCAAACTCAACAACGGTAACAAACTCTGCTGAATTATCGTGGACTTACGATGGTGCTAGTAGTCTAACAATCTCACACGTTTCAATCTATGACGCTTCAACAGCAGGGAATTTATTATGGCATGGCGCATTATCTGCGAGTAAGACAGTGGCAAACGGTGACATTTTCAAGATTGGCGCAGGTAACTTAACAGTAGGACTTGATTAA